The following coding sequences are from one Halorubrum sp. BOL3-1 window:
- a CDS encoding succinylglutamate desuccinylase/aspartoacylase family protein produces MIALGTARASPSETDTGRLEVGEMRDGSPVRLPVAVVNGASDGPTLYVQAVSDGDELNGLGVVNRVVPRLDPAELSGSVLVVGVVNHFGFQAAEHRNPVDDRKMNRGYPGDADGTTSERIAHETFQAATRADYILDLHQGSTSRMINETRVRCGVRHRLHGDCLELAKAFGCGHVLDIKGPDGQLARAGPEHGIPTVDPELGGCVGWDEESIRYGVEGVFNVLRHYGLLDGAADLEAQTRARGFNQYGSPAGGLVRFERELGERVAAGDVLFEVTDTFGALEGRVTADADGVFWRTRRLPQVAQGEYVCSVGTSVDKY; encoded by the coding sequence ATGATAGCTCTGGGAACGGCCCGCGCCTCTCCGAGCGAGACGGACACGGGCCGTCTCGAGGTGGGAGAGATGCGGGACGGGAGTCCCGTCCGGCTGCCGGTCGCCGTGGTCAACGGCGCGAGCGACGGGCCGACGCTGTACGTACAGGCGGTGAGCGACGGCGACGAGCTGAACGGACTGGGCGTCGTCAACCGCGTCGTTCCGCGGCTCGATCCGGCGGAGCTGTCCGGCTCGGTCCTCGTCGTCGGGGTCGTGAACCACTTCGGCTTCCAGGCCGCCGAACACCGAAACCCGGTCGACGACCGGAAGATGAACCGCGGCTACCCGGGCGACGCCGACGGGACCACGAGCGAGCGGATCGCCCACGAGACGTTCCAGGCCGCCACGCGCGCCGACTACATCCTCGACCTCCATCAGGGATCGACGAGCCGGATGATAAACGAGACGCGCGTGCGCTGCGGCGTCCGCCACCGACTCCACGGCGACTGCCTGGAGCTCGCGAAGGCGTTCGGCTGCGGGCACGTCCTCGACATCAAGGGACCCGACGGACAGCTCGCCCGGGCCGGTCCCGAACACGGTATCCCCACCGTCGACCCCGAGCTCGGCGGCTGCGTCGGCTGGGACGAGGAGTCGATCCGGTACGGCGTCGAGGGCGTGTTCAACGTCCTCCGCCACTACGGTCTCCTCGACGGGGCGGCGGACCTCGAAGCGCAGACGCGCGCCCGCGGCTTCAACCAGTACGGCTCGCCCGCCGGCGGGCTGGTCCGGTTCGAGCGCGAACTCGGTGAGCGCGTCGCCGCCGGCGACGTCCTGTTCGAGGTGACGGACACCTTCGGCGCCTTGGAGGGCCGCGTGACCGCCGACGCGGACGGCGTCTTCTGGCGGACGCGTCGGCTCCCGCAGGTGGCGCAGGGCGAGTACGTCTGCTCGGTCGGGACCAGCGTCGACAAGTACTGA
- a CDS encoding caspase family protein, with product MSIDIDPLCETDGITVTDHIENTQFEVYTDRPVDPRSRPESEHYFPVDASVAVETGSVEIPRVAVVETRAGDGTLLTHGDCYTMPDGTYHVGINPAPTKLYLTFESGFAVSTTDRTTRIDLDTPGTVGLGFRSLHQTPSGTVTTPTDPESLMDAVSLLGSALQTTSPERSFPTLRGHPPLVESGDEFRVPERVEPVDSGIRIVVPPEYRYLYPVVSLAYYFAADVVPGDSPRIEGDGWTYPLEPGFEARTAEVLRQSFHMDCLARTEGFYPVDLHERETTDLDLDWKRLYDLPLAERLGEYLDVPFEAVEPELPQWTLTTDVRPDPGNVEQLPFVAGELSIVRSPETVTPADEDGGVGVGFLRASDGDASGTSGPPGPNGSDPATSAVEGFDGGEFVRGGASAEAPPDADPLRGAGASTDRGAVAADTEFVRPEPVDTVEHAWVGDGVPLGANKATLDAYHRRLEAGQVEQSRISVLVVCNDEQMREEGEVADLYGLRDMVQFDIEVRHDLDREEMREALASDVDFLHYVGHVDDRGMQCADAYIDLTDEDLEIGVSAFLLNACQSYQQGEALVHRGSRGGIVTLSDVANSPATKLGRIIARLMNSGFNLRTALHVAKRELITGNQYIVVGDGGATICQSRSGSIMALDISKRSNNAWDLVARMFPNGPYGKGSLTGINLSKSEKNHYIPSNIQITDVTEKNIKEFLNLETAPVFFNNELTWSDEFNTN from the coding sequence ATGAGCATCGATATCGACCCGCTGTGTGAGACTGACGGGATAACCGTCACCGACCACATCGAGAACACGCAGTTCGAAGTGTACACCGACCGCCCGGTCGACCCGCGCTCGCGCCCCGAGTCGGAACACTACTTCCCGGTGGACGCCAGCGTCGCGGTCGAGACCGGATCGGTCGAGATCCCGCGCGTCGCGGTCGTGGAGACGCGGGCCGGCGACGGGACGCTCCTCACTCACGGGGACTGTTACACGATGCCGGACGGGACGTATCACGTCGGGATCAACCCGGCACCGACGAAGCTGTACCTCACCTTCGAGTCCGGGTTCGCCGTCTCTACGACCGATCGGACGACGCGGATCGACCTCGACACGCCCGGGACGGTGGGTCTCGGGTTCCGGTCGCTCCACCAGACCCCCTCCGGAACCGTCACGACGCCGACGGACCCGGAGTCGCTGATGGACGCCGTCTCGCTGCTCGGGTCCGCGCTCCAGACGACGAGCCCGGAGCGGTCGTTTCCCACCCTGCGAGGACACCCGCCGCTCGTCGAATCGGGCGACGAGTTCCGCGTCCCCGAGCGGGTCGAGCCGGTCGACAGCGGGATCCGGATCGTCGTCCCGCCCGAGTACCGCTACCTCTATCCCGTCGTCTCGCTGGCGTACTACTTCGCGGCCGACGTCGTCCCGGGCGATTCGCCCCGGATCGAGGGCGACGGGTGGACGTACCCGCTCGAACCGGGGTTCGAGGCGCGGACCGCAGAGGTCCTCAGGCAGTCGTTCCACATGGACTGTCTCGCCCGCACGGAGGGGTTTTACCCGGTCGACCTCCACGAGCGCGAGACGACCGACCTCGACCTCGACTGGAAGCGGCTGTACGACCTCCCGCTCGCGGAGCGGCTCGGAGAGTACCTCGACGTGCCCTTCGAGGCGGTCGAGCCGGAGTTACCGCAGTGGACGCTGACGACGGACGTCCGCCCTGATCCCGGGAACGTGGAGCAGCTCCCGTTCGTCGCCGGCGAGCTGTCGATCGTGCGCTCGCCGGAGACCGTCACGCCGGCCGACGAGGACGGCGGCGTCGGCGTCGGCTTCCTCCGAGCGTCGGACGGCGACGCGTCGGGGACAAGCGGTCCGCCGGGTCCGAACGGCTCCGATCCGGCGACGAGCGCGGTCGAGGGGTTCGACGGGGGCGAGTTCGTCCGCGGCGGGGCGAGCGCGGAGGCACCCCCGGACGCCGACCCGCTCCGGGGCGCGGGCGCGTCGACCGACCGCGGCGCGGTGGCGGCCGACACCGAGTTCGTCCGGCCGGAGCCGGTCGACACCGTCGAACACGCGTGGGTCGGGGACGGCGTCCCCCTCGGGGCGAACAAGGCGACGCTCGACGCGTACCACCGCCGGCTCGAAGCCGGACAGGTCGAGCAGTCCCGGATCTCCGTCCTCGTTGTCTGTAACGACGAGCAGATGCGCGAGGAGGGCGAGGTCGCGGACCTGTACGGCCTCCGCGACATGGTCCAGTTCGACATCGAGGTGCGACACGACCTCGACCGCGAGGAGATGCGCGAGGCGCTCGCGTCCGACGTCGACTTCCTCCACTACGTCGGCCACGTCGACGACCGCGGGATGCAGTGCGCCGACGCCTACATCGATCTGACCGACGAGGACCTCGAGATCGGCGTCAGCGCCTTCCTGCTCAACGCCTGCCAGTCGTACCAGCAGGGCGAGGCCCTGGTCCACCGCGGCTCGCGTGGCGGTATCGTCACCCTCTCCGACGTGGCGAACTCGCCCGCGACCAAGCTCGGCCGGATCATCGCTCGCCTGATGAACAGCGGGTTCAACCTCCGGACCGCGCTCCACGTCGCGAAACGCGAACTGATTACGGGCAACCAGTACATCGTGGTGGGAGACGGGGGAGCAACTATCTGTCAGAGTCGAAGTGGATCCATAATGGCACTTGACATTTCAAAAAGATCAAATAACGCTTGGGATTTAGTCGCGAGGATGTTTCCCAATGGACCATATGGCAAGGGATCTCTTACAGGAATAAATCTGTCAAAGTCAGAAAAAAATCACTACATACCTTCAAATATACAAATAACAGATGTTACAGAAAAAAACATAAAGGAGTTTCTGAATCTGGAAACAGCACCGGTTTTCTTTAATAACGAACTAACTTGGAGTGACGAATTCAATACAAATTAG
- a CDS encoding winged helix-turn-helix domain-containing protein — translation MTAEKGHDGAQYLAGSPVRVAMLRALREESRRPADLTDAVDATRTTVQRILAGFRERDWVVKRDAAYRVTPTGARVHDAYETVLAEVERGERYGRFAATVERVGVDFPPAGIPDSDLTVASDQNPLAAVDRLTELLCESHDAEIRAVSPVVIQQFNDAAAAALDDGASVELIVDRDVVDTSITEFGPATDRALDDDDAEVYVSAEPIEYGLFRCDDVACVTAYDERNSPRCVLESTESTVVDWVDDAFASLRDDATRLSSVVERA, via the coding sequence ATGACGGCCGAAAAGGGACACGACGGCGCACAGTATCTCGCCGGCTCGCCCGTTCGGGTCGCGATGCTCCGGGCGTTACGCGAGGAGTCGCGGCGTCCGGCGGATCTGACCGACGCGGTCGACGCGACGCGAACGACGGTCCAGCGGATCCTCGCGGGGTTCCGCGAGCGCGACTGGGTGGTGAAACGCGACGCCGCCTATCGGGTGACGCCGACCGGAGCGCGCGTCCACGACGCGTACGAGACGGTGCTGGCAGAGGTCGAACGCGGGGAGCGCTACGGGCGGTTCGCCGCGACCGTTGAGCGCGTCGGCGTGGACTTCCCACCGGCGGGGATCCCCGATAGCGACCTCACCGTCGCGTCCGACCAGAACCCGCTGGCGGCCGTCGACCGGCTCACGGAGCTGCTCTGCGAGAGCCACGACGCCGAGATCCGAGCGGTCTCCCCGGTCGTGATCCAGCAGTTCAACGACGCCGCGGCCGCGGCGCTGGACGACGGCGCGAGCGTCGAACTGATCGTCGATCGCGACGTGGTCGACACCTCGATTACGGAGTTCGGACCGGCGACCGACCGCGCGTTGGACGACGACGACGCCGAGGTGTACGTGAGCGCCGAGCCGATCGAGTACGGGCTCTTCCGGTGCGACGACGTGGCCTGCGTGACCGCGTACGACGAGCGGAACAGCCCGCGGTGCGTGCTCGAATCGACCGAATCGACGGTCGTCGACTGGGTCGACGACGCGTTCGCGTCGCTTCGAGACGACGCGACGCGTCTCTCGTCGGTCGTCGAACGCGCCTGA
- a CDS encoding inorganic diphosphatase, with protein MVNLWEDLETGPNAPDEIYAVVECLKGERNKYEYDKDVPGVVLDRVLHSNVHYPYDYGFIPRSYYDDEDPFDVMVLVEDQTFPGCVVEARPVALMKMDDDGEQDDKVIAVPTEDPRFDHIEDLEDIPQQTRDEIDEFFSTYKNLEAGKEVETLGWEDKATAKDAIEHAQDLYDEQVA; from the coding sequence ATGGTCAACCTCTGGGAAGATCTCGAGACGGGACCGAACGCGCCGGACGAGATCTACGCCGTCGTCGAGTGTCTCAAAGGCGAGCGCAACAAGTACGAGTACGACAAGGACGTCCCGGGCGTCGTCCTCGACCGGGTCCTTCACTCGAACGTTCACTACCCGTACGACTACGGCTTCATCCCGCGGTCGTACTACGACGACGAGGACCCGTTCGACGTGATGGTACTCGTCGAAGACCAGACGTTCCCGGGCTGCGTCGTCGAGGCCCGCCCCGTCGCGCTGATGAAGATGGACGACGACGGCGAGCAGGACGACAAGGTGATCGCGGTGCCGACCGAGGACCCCCGCTTCGACCACATCGAGGACCTTGAGGACATCCCCCAGCAGACCCGCGACGAGATAGACGAGTTCTTCTCGACCTACAAGAACCTCGAGGCCGGCAAAGAGGTCGAAACGCTCGGCTGGGAGGACAAGGCGACGGCCAAGGACGCCATCGAACACGCACAGGACCTGTACGACGAGCAGGTCGCGTAG
- a CDS encoding PadR family transcriptional regulator, translating to MSEAQTVTDELTAASDLTAFQQNILTILAEEPMYGLAVKRELESYYGSEVNHGRLYPNLDDLVDMGLVEKSELDKRTNQYELTDEGHDIVLGQIEWVIDRFVTDEARADEVRALLE from the coding sequence ATGTCAGAGGCACAAACAGTCACTGATGAGTTGACGGCCGCAAGCGACCTCACGGCGTTCCAACAGAACATCCTCACTATCCTCGCCGAGGAGCCGATGTACGGTCTCGCCGTCAAGCGGGAGCTGGAGTCGTACTACGGCTCCGAGGTGAACCACGGCCGCCTGTACCCCAACCTCGACGACCTCGTCGACATGGGGCTGGTCGAGAAGAGCGAGCTCGACAAGCGGACGAACCAGTACGAGCTCACCGACGAGGGGCACGACATCGTCCTCGGCCAGATCGAGTGGGTCATCGACCGGTTCGTCACCGACGAGGCGCGGGCGGACGAGGTCCGCGCGCTGCTCGAGTAA
- the rnhA gene encoding ribonuclease HI, translated as MPTIDCDPTAARERLADAGVRVDEGNTPHERWRAEREGAVAVAYDDKVVVQGSDPTRLTALLRDGGGRAHVYFDGASRGNPGPAAVGWCLVTSDGVVAEGGERVGRATNNQAEYAALIRALEGADEYGFDAVDVRGDSQLTVKQVRGEWNANDPQLREKRVRARELLERFDRWSIAHVPREINDRADDLANEALDDAN; from the coding sequence ATGCCGACGATCGACTGCGATCCGACCGCCGCGCGCGAGCGACTCGCGGACGCGGGCGTCCGGGTCGACGAGGGGAACACGCCCCACGAGCGGTGGCGCGCCGAGCGCGAGGGGGCCGTCGCGGTCGCGTACGACGACAAGGTCGTCGTCCAGGGGAGCGACCCGACACGGCTGACCGCCCTGCTCCGCGACGGCGGCGGCCGCGCACACGTCTACTTCGACGGCGCGTCCCGCGGGAACCCGGGTCCGGCCGCGGTCGGCTGGTGTCTGGTCACGTCCGACGGGGTCGTCGCGGAGGGCGGCGAACGGGTCGGCCGCGCGACGAACAACCAGGCCGAGTACGCCGCGCTGATCCGCGCGCTGGAGGGGGCCGACGAGTACGGCTTCGACGCCGTCGACGTCCGCGGTGACTCCCAGCTCACCGTCAAGCAGGTCCGCGGCGAGTGGAACGCCAACGATCCGCAGCTCCGCGAGAAGCGAGTCCGAGCCCGGGAGCTGTTGGAGCGGTTCGACCGCTGGTCGATCGCCCACGTACCGCGGGAGATAAACGACCGCGCCGACGATCTGGCGAACGAGGCACTCGATGACGCGAACTGA
- the mobB gene encoding molybdopterin-guanine dinucleotide biosynthesis protein B, with amino-acid sequence MNPTTRDRTATDDSPADDPLPTVVGVVGPSGAGKTTLVERLVDAFAADGERVATVKSIHHAIEPDEPGTDTHRHRTAGAAATVGITPRHAFEVSPHDPEENGDADARKRAAFREAVARFAAAGHDLVIVEGFAAVPIPTVLRGDADPETVAGEVIAGEDDPFDAVCEAIRAVDPPESLG; translated from the coding sequence ATGAACCCCACGACCCGCGACCGAACCGCGACGGACGACTCGCCCGCAGACGATCCGCTGCCGACCGTCGTCGGCGTCGTCGGTCCGAGCGGCGCGGGGAAGACGACGCTTGTCGAACGGCTCGTCGACGCGTTCGCCGCGGACGGGGAGCGCGTGGCGACGGTGAAGTCGATCCACCACGCGATCGAACCGGACGAGCCGGGGACCGACACCCACCGCCACCGGACCGCGGGCGCGGCGGCGACGGTCGGGATCACGCCGCGGCACGCCTTCGAGGTCAGCCCGCACGACCCCGAAGAGAACGGAGACGCCGACGCTCGGAAGCGGGCCGCGTTCCGCGAGGCGGTGGCGCGGTTCGCGGCAGCGGGACACGACCTCGTGATCGTCGAGGGGTTCGCCGCGGTGCCGATCCCGACGGTCCTCCGCGGCGACGCCGACCCGGAGACCGTCGCCGGCGAGGTCATCGCCGGGGAGGACGACCCGTTCGACGCGGTCTGCGAGGCGATCCGGGCCGTCGACCCGCCGGAATCGCTCGGCTGA
- a CDS encoding macro domain-containing protein: MEFSVVRGDIAAESADALVNAAGTGLRMGSGVAGALRRGANGPINEEATSKGPVDLGGVAVTDAYDLDADNVIHAAAMPHYGDGRATEASIREATRRSLERADELGCESVVIPIFGTGAAGFDFEAGARIVCEAVRDHDPATLRDARVIAYTDRDARTVETVADRVRS, translated from the coding sequence ATGGAGTTCAGCGTCGTTCGGGGCGACATCGCGGCGGAGTCGGCCGACGCGCTCGTGAACGCCGCCGGGACGGGCCTGCGGATGGGCAGCGGCGTCGCGGGGGCGCTCAGACGCGGGGCGAACGGTCCGATAAACGAGGAAGCGACCTCGAAGGGACCGGTCGACCTCGGCGGCGTCGCGGTCACGGACGCGTACGACCTCGACGCCGACAACGTGATCCACGCCGCCGCGATGCCGCACTACGGCGACGGGAGAGCGACCGAAGCGAGCATCCGTGAGGCGACGCGGCGGTCGCTCGAACGCGCCGACGAACTGGGGTGTGAGTCGGTCGTGATCCCGATTTTCGGGACCGGCGCCGCGGGGTTCGACTTCGAAGCGGGCGCTCGGATCGTGTGTGAGGCGGTCCGCGACCACGACCCGGCGACGCTGCGCGACGCGAGGGTGATCGCCTACACGGACCGAGACGCGAGGACCGTCGAGACCGTCGCGGACCGAGTTCGGTCGTAA
- a CDS encoding transcription initiation factor IIB family protein: protein MTRPTRQRDHDRQRVGDEDIEEAGFDIEEVEDVDELDPEDFDPEDLTRTADGELIHDETGLVIEDEQIDPGPEWRAFNHSERQEKSRVGAPTTKTMHDKGLTTTIDWKDKDAYGRSISSKKRSQMHRLRKWQERIRTKDAGERNLQFALSEIDRMASALGVPRSVREVASVIYRRALNEDLIRGRSIEGVSTSALYAACRKEGIPRSLEEISEVSRVDRKEIGRTYRYVSQELGLEMRPVDPKKYVPRFSSELELSEEVQSKANEIIETTAEQGLLSGKSPTGYAAAAIYAASLLCNEKKTQREVADVAQVTEVTIRNRYQEQIEAMGIHS from the coding sequence ATGACACGGCCCACCCGGCAACGGGATCACGACCGGCAGCGCGTGGGGGACGAAGACATCGAGGAAGCGGGGTTCGACATCGAGGAAGTCGAGGACGTCGACGAACTGGACCCCGAAGACTTCGATCCGGAGGATCTCACCCGGACGGCCGACGGGGAGCTGATACACGACGAGACGGGGCTCGTCATCGAGGACGAGCAGATCGACCCCGGCCCGGAGTGGCGGGCGTTCAACCACTCGGAGCGACAGGAGAAGTCGCGCGTCGGCGCCCCGACGACGAAGACGATGCACGACAAGGGGCTGACGACGACGATCGACTGGAAGGACAAGGACGCGTACGGCCGCTCCATCTCCTCGAAGAAGCGCTCCCAGATGCACCGCCTGCGCAAGTGGCAGGAGCGAATCCGGACCAAGGACGCGGGCGAGCGCAACCTCCAGTTCGCGCTCTCGGAGATCGACCGCATGGCCAGCGCGCTCGGCGTCCCGCGGTCGGTACGCGAGGTAGCCTCCGTCATCTATCGACGGGCGTTGAACGAGGACCTCATCCGCGGGCGCTCGATCGAGGGCGTCTCTACCTCCGCGCTGTACGCCGCCTGCCGCAAGGAGGGGATCCCCCGCAGTCTCGAAGAGATCTCCGAGGTCTCGCGGGTCGACCGCAAGGAGATCGGCCGGACGTACCGCTACGTCTCTCAGGAGCTCGGCCTGGAGATGCGGCCGGTCGACCCGAAGAAGTACGTTCCGCGGTTCTCCTCCGAACTCGAACTGAGCGAGGAGGTCCAGTCGAAGGCCAACGAGATCATCGAGACGACGGCCGAGCAGGGGCTTCTCTCCGGGAAGTCGCCCACCGGCTACGCCGCGGCCGCGATCTACGCCGCCTCGCTGCTCTGTAACGAAAAGAAGACCCAACGCGAGGTCGCAGACGTCGCGCAGGTCACCGAGGTCACCATCCGGAACCGATACCAAGAGCAGATCGAGGCGATGGGGATACACAGCTAG
- the nreA gene encoding DNA repair protein NreA, whose product MRLDEFIECEANERAERRRLASEKDYGIVDHLDSFERRFDEHVSDDAVVGSVSPSIFVGRADYPNVSTGLLSPVGREERAAAFETSAAWYDEGVSIADVFDRRTSLLNSTRGVDVADAGATDGAKAVGGDGPPGSVHDAWNGWLGVQREVAIADRPVDVEIGLDGRPDLDFDVGTEDIKTPTGPRAAARTADLGENPHVPRPVKKTLEDDDWRAEGAMTYLYRRGFDVYEINTILSAGALGRGENRRLVPTRWSITAVDDAVGRFLRGSIRSNPTVDRIEVHRNEYLGNAFWVILVPGQWEYELVEMKSPGSIWNPDPEAGVYLAAAGEGREGRTGYVEETAGAYYAARLGVLEHLDDCGRQAKALVLRHVSDDYWGPVGVWQVREAVRNAFDGERGTAETFGGAVRGVADHLPVSLGRLRRKSTMAAGLQADLGDFVDAA is encoded by the coding sequence ATGCGGCTCGACGAGTTCATCGAGTGCGAGGCGAACGAGCGCGCCGAGCGGCGGCGCCTCGCGAGCGAGAAGGACTACGGCATCGTCGATCACCTCGACTCCTTCGAGCGGCGCTTCGACGAGCACGTCTCCGACGACGCCGTGGTCGGCAGCGTCTCCCCCTCCATCTTCGTCGGGCGCGCGGACTACCCGAACGTCTCGACCGGGCTGCTCTCGCCGGTCGGCCGCGAGGAGCGCGCGGCGGCGTTCGAGACCTCCGCGGCGTGGTACGACGAGGGCGTCTCGATCGCCGACGTGTTCGACCGGCGGACGAGTCTGCTCAACTCGACCCGCGGGGTCGACGTCGCGGACGCGGGCGCGACCGACGGAGCGAAGGCAGTCGGCGGCGACGGTCCGCCCGGGAGCGTCCACGACGCGTGGAACGGCTGGCTCGGGGTCCAACGCGAGGTCGCGATCGCGGACCGCCCCGTCGACGTCGAAATCGGACTCGACGGCCGGCCCGACCTCGACTTCGACGTCGGCACCGAGGACATCAAGACGCCGACCGGTCCGCGCGCGGCGGCCCGGACCGCCGACCTGGGCGAGAACCCGCACGTGCCGCGTCCCGTAAAGAAGACGCTCGAAGACGACGACTGGCGGGCCGAAGGGGCGATGACGTACCTCTACCGCCGCGGGTTCGACGTCTACGAGATCAACACGATCCTTTCGGCGGGCGCGCTCGGACGGGGAGAGAACCGGCGGCTCGTCCCGACGCGCTGGTCGATCACGGCCGTCGACGACGCGGTCGGGCGGTTCCTCCGCGGCTCGATCCGGTCGAATCCGACGGTCGACCGGATCGAGGTCCACCGGAACGAGTACCTCGGCAACGCCTTCTGGGTGATATTGGTCCCGGGGCAGTGGGAGTACGAGCTCGTCGAGATGAAATCGCCCGGCTCGATCTGGAACCCCGACCCCGAGGCCGGGGTGTACCTCGCGGCCGCCGGCGAGGGCCGCGAGGGCCGGACCGGCTACGTCGAGGAGACCGCGGGCGCCTACTACGCCGCCCGGCTCGGCGTGTTAGAACACCTCGACGACTGCGGACGACAGGCGAAGGCGCTCGTCTTGCGCCACGTCTCGGACGACTACTGGGGACCGGTCGGCGTCTGGCAGGTTCGCGAGGCGGTCCGAAACGCCTTCGACGGCGAACGCGGCACCGCCGAGACGTTCGGGGGGGCGGTCCGCGGCGTCGCCGACCACCTCCCCGTCTCGCTCGGTCGCCTCCGGCGGAAGTCGACGATGGCGGCGGGGCTTCAGGCGGACCTCGGCGACTTCGTCGACGCGGCGTGA
- a CDS encoding PRC-barrel domain-containing protein yields MASEEPVFADVSIDQEVYDEDGERLGTVRGVDDDGFYVSSPAGSKSLPLTEARDVFGTAYVMWRCWECGEMGEISGELPANCPNCDAPREELYYWAGD; encoded by the coding sequence ATGGCCTCCGAAGAACCCGTGTTCGCCGACGTGAGTATCGACCAAGAGGTGTACGACGAGGACGGCGAGCGGCTGGGGACGGTCCGCGGTGTCGACGACGACGGCTTCTACGTCTCCTCACCGGCGGGCTCGAAGTCGCTACCGCTCACCGAGGCCCGTGACGTGTTCGGCACCGCGTACGTGATGTGGCGCTGTTGGGAGTGCGGCGAGATGGGCGAGATCAGCGGCGAGCTTCCCGCGAACTGCCCGAACTGCGACGCGCCGCGCGAGGAATTGTACTACTGGGCCGGGGACTGA
- a CDS encoding radical SAM protein: MISKGCEQCAKGGKMVLFVYGYCDQRDCFYCPLGENRKNVTDVYANERKVESDEDVIQEAKRMSALGTSITGGEPQEAMAKTTRYLELLKDEFGEDHHTHLYTGITGGRENMRRLSEAGLDEIRFHPPLEMWGDMHGTEWEEILHIAREEGLTPAFEIPGIRAEPEFLEFLDEGAADFCNINEFEMSDGNYRRMQAEGFELQEGHMSAVEGSKDDAILEDMASHEKVYFCTSVFKDAAQHRNRLKRMAKNIRREFDEVTDDGTLVYGKAFADAERFKSLGVPEEFYTAKSDHVEIAWWLLEEMVEDGDLDRGEIVEQYPTVDGTVVERTPVA; the protein is encoded by the coding sequence ATGATCTCCAAGGGCTGTGAACAGTGCGCCAAGGGCGGGAAAATGGTGCTTTTCGTCTACGGCTACTGCGACCAGCGGGACTGCTTCTACTGCCCCCTCGGAGAGAACCGGAAGAACGTCACCGACGTGTACGCCAACGAGCGGAAGGTCGAATCCGACGAGGACGTGATTCAAGAGGCCAAGCGCATGAGCGCGCTCGGCACCTCGATCACCGGCGGCGAGCCGCAGGAGGCGATGGCGAAGACGACCCGGTATCTCGAACTGTTGAAAGACGAGTTCGGAGAGGACCACCACACCCACCTCTACACCGGGATCACGGGCGGCCGCGAGAACATGCGTCGCCTCTCGGAGGCCGGTCTCGACGAGATCCGCTTCCATCCGCCCTTAGAGATGTGGGGCGACATGCACGGCACCGAGTGGGAAGAGATCCTCCATATCGCCCGCGAGGAGGGGCTCACGCCCGCCTTCGAGATCCCCGGCATCCGCGCGGAGCCGGAGTTCCTGGAGTTCCTAGACGAGGGCGCGGCCGACTTCTGTAACATCAACGAGTTCGAGATGTCCGACGGGAACTACCGCCGGATGCAGGCGGAGGGGTTCGAACTCCAAGAGGGCCACATGTCCGCCGTTGAGGGGTCGAAAGACGACGCCATCCTCGAAGACATGGCGAGCCACGAGAAGGTGTACTTCTGTACGTCGGTGTTCAAAGACGCCGCCCAACACCGGAACCGGCTCAAGCGGATGGCGAAGAACATCCGCCGCGAGTTCGACGAGGTGACCGACGACGGGACCTTGGTCTACGGGAAGGCGTTCGCAGACGCCGAGCGGTTCAAGTCGCTCGGCGTCCCCGAGGAGTTCTACACCGCGAAGTCGGACCACGTCGAGATCGCGTGGTGGCTCCTCGAAGAGATGGTCGAGGACGGCGACCTCGATCGCGGCGAGATCGTCGAGCAGTACCCGACCGTCGACGGTACCGTCGTCGAACGGACGCCCGTCGCGTGA